A portion of the Hoylesella buccalis ATCC 35310 genome contains these proteins:
- a CDS encoding DUF2461 domain-containing protein, translated as MNIQRILKYLERIAKNNNRDWYQAHKDEYLACRNDFEEGVERAIAAISKFDAYVSHVTAKEACFRFNRDTRFSPDKSPYKRHFGAYISAKGRKSLHAGYYIHVQPGHCLLSAGAYWLPTHILTSCRNEIMGNIDEWRRCVENGKFVHFFGYATQGSWSDEQASDKGFGISRLKTCPKGFPADYEFIDYLRMKDYACWHRVEDDFFEGNGWIEPMTELFKVAQPMMEFTNRVIDDYE; from the coding sequence ATGAATATCCAACGCATTTTAAAATATTTAGAGCGCATTGCCAAGAATAACAATCGTGACTGGTATCAAGCCCATAAAGACGAATATTTGGCTTGTCGCAACGATTTTGAGGAGGGAGTGGAGCGGGCTATCGCAGCCATCTCTAAGTTTGATGCCTACGTATCGCATGTAACAGCCAAGGAAGCGTGCTTCCGTTTTAATCGTGACACACGTTTCTCGCCCGACAAATCGCCCTACAAAAGGCATTTTGGTGCATACATCAGCGCCAAAGGTCGTAAGTCGTTACATGCTGGTTACTACATCCATGTGCAGCCAGGTCATTGCCTGTTGTCGGCCGGAGCTTATTGGTTGCCCACCCATATCTTGACCTCTTGCCGCAATGAGATTATGGGCAACATTGACGAGTGGCGAAGATGTGTGGAGAATGGCAAGTTTGTTCATTTCTTTGGTTATGCCACTCAGGGTTCGTGGAGTGATGAACAGGCATCGGACAAGGGCTTTGGAATCAGCCGATTGAAGACTTGTCCGAAGGGTTTTCCGGCCGATTATGAGTTTATTGACTATCTTCGAATGAAGGATTATGCTTGCTGGCATCGGGTTGAAGATGACTTTTTTGAGGGCAATGGCTGGATAGAACCCATGACAGAGTTATTCAAGGTGGCTCAACCCATGATGGAATTTACCAATCGTGTGATTGATGATTATGAATAA
- the nth gene encoding endonuclease III — MTRKERYQYILDYFRKTTPIVTTELEFGSAFQLLVATLLSAQCTDKRINQVTPALFQRYPDAQSMAQATPEEVLEYVRSVSYPNAKSRHLVEMAQMLVSDFGGEVPDNTADLVKLPGVGRKTANVVQAVWYGKAKIAVDTHVYRVSHRMGLVPLKADTPLKVELELMKYIPEEDVSSAHHWLLLHGRYICQSQRPKCEKCQFDQICPKRLTSSKLA; from the coding sequence ATGACACGAAAAGAAAGATATCAATATATTCTCGATTATTTCAGAAAAACAACGCCCATCGTTACGACCGAACTTGAGTTTGGGTCGGCTTTTCAGCTATTGGTTGCCACATTGTTAAGCGCACAATGCACCGATAAGCGCATCAATCAGGTGACACCGGCGTTGTTTCAGCGTTATCCTGACGCACAGTCGATGGCACAAGCTACGCCCGAAGAGGTGTTGGAATATGTGCGCAGCGTGAGTTATCCTAATGCCAAATCACGGCATTTGGTGGAGATGGCGCAAATGTTAGTAAGCGATTTCGGCGGAGAAGTGCCGGACAACACCGCCGATTTGGTGAAATTGCCTGGCGTAGGGCGCAAGACGGCCAACGTAGTGCAAGCCGTTTGGTATGGAAAAGCAAAGATTGCGGTTGATACTCACGTCTACAGAGTGAGTCATCGCATGGGGTTGGTGCCGCTGAAGGCCGACACTCCCTTGAAAGTTGAACTTGAATTGATGAAGTACATCCCTGAAGAAGATGTGTCGAGTGCGCACCATTGGCTGCTTTTGCATGGCAGATACATTTGTCAAAGTCAACGTCCCAAGTGTGAAAAGTGCCAGTTTGACCAGATTTGTCCTAAGCGATTGACATCTTCCAAACTTGCATGA
- a CDS encoding cytochrome d ubiquinol oxidase subunit II → MTYSFLQHYWWFLVSLLGALLVFLMFVQGANSLVFNLGKTEHERRMVVNSTGRKWETTFTTLVTFGGAFFASFPLFYSTSFGGAYWLWMIILFSFVVQAVSYEFQNKLGNILGVKTFQWCLVINGILGPVLLGGAVATFFNGSNFLVDKINITNGMAPVISRWANYSHGLDALLDVWNVVLGLAVFFLARILGLLYIINNVADDTLRARSRKHLIYNTGAFLLLFLPFLIRTLLKDGFAYDPATGVISMESMKYLYNLLDMWYLAIVLLVGVVLLLFGIVKTVLSNTYIKGIWPAGIGVVLVVLVLLLIAGWNNTAYYPSNADLQSSLTIMNSSSSEFTLRTMAIVSLFIPFVLAYIVYVWHAMDSKKITKEEIKHEDAY, encoded by the coding sequence ATTACATATAGTTTTTTACAACATTACTGGTGGTTTCTTGTTTCTTTGTTAGGAGCCTTACTGGTATTCTTGATGTTTGTTCAGGGTGCTAACTCTTTGGTGTTCAACCTGGGTAAGACCGAACATGAGCGTAGGATGGTTGTCAACAGTACGGGGCGCAAGTGGGAAACCACTTTCACGACGTTGGTTACCTTTGGTGGTGCTTTCTTCGCTTCTTTTCCTTTGTTTTACAGTACCAGCTTCGGTGGTGCTTATTGGTTGTGGATGATTATTCTCTTCTCGTTTGTTGTTCAGGCAGTGAGCTATGAATTTCAAAACAAACTGGGAAACATCTTAGGAGTGAAGACTTTCCAATGGTGCTTGGTCATCAATGGTATTTTGGGTCCTGTTTTGTTGGGTGGTGCCGTTGCAACATTCTTCAACGGTTCTAACTTCTTGGTCGACAAGATTAACATCACCAATGGTATGGCACCGGTGATAAGCAGGTGGGCCAACTACAGTCATGGCTTGGATGCGTTGCTGGATGTATGGAATGTGGTGCTGGGTTTAGCCGTGTTCTTCTTGGCTCGCATATTGGGTTTGCTCTACATTATTAATAATGTGGCCGATGATACACTGCGCGCTCGCAGCCGTAAGCATCTTATTTACAACACAGGAGCATTCTTGTTGCTGTTCCTCCCGTTCCTAATTAGAACCTTGTTGAAGGATGGTTTCGCCTATGACCCAGCCACTGGCGTGATTTCTATGGAGTCGATGAAGTATCTATACAACCTGTTAGACATGTGGTATCTTGCTATTGTGTTGCTGGTTGGCGTGGTATTGCTGCTGTTCGGCATTGTCAAGACTGTATTGAGTAACACCTATATCAAGGGTATTTGGCCGGCAGGTATTGGCGTAGTCTTAGTTGTTTTGGTTCTGTTGCTCATTGCAGGTTGGAACAATACAGCTTATTATCCTTCTAATGCCGATTTGCAGAGTTCACTGACCATCATGAACAGTAGTAGTAGTGAATTTACATTGCGCACTATGGCCATTGTTTCACTCTTTATTCCATTCGTCCTTGCTTATATAGTTTATGTATGGCATGCCATGGATAGCAAGAAAATCACGAAAGAAGAGATTAAACATGAGGATGCTTATTAA
- a CDS encoding cytochrome ubiquinol oxidase subunit I: MHNLLLDISAQTIDWSRAQFALTAIYHWLFVPLTLGLAVVMGIMETRYYRTRDPFWKDAARFWQKLFGINFAMGVATGLILEFEFGTNWSNYSWFVGDIFGAPLAIEGIIAFFMEATFVAVMFFGWKKVSPGFHLASTWLTGLGATISAWWILVANAWMQLPVGQEFNPDTMRFEMNSFMDVALSPFAVDKFCHTVTSSWIIGAVFTVAVSSWYLLKKRDHKLAIESMKIGSIFGLAAVALTLITGHSSAIQVGKVQPMKLASMEALYNGGTGQGLTVFAAVNPFKQPDYVNQQEPPMKMAVPNGLSFLATLDANGYVPGVNDLLNGYTKPDGTKVISVEEKMKRGQMAIAALQDYRSGKKDEATKQILKDNMPYFGYGYVKSPHQVVPFIPVNFWAFRVMVGIGMLLILFFICSLFIVYKKDIIKHRWLLISGIVLLPCAYLASQSGWLVAEFGRQPWTIQDMLPTWVAVSDIKPSSVIVTFFIFLILFTAMLAVEINILCKAIKKGPENSEKSNQVEL, from the coding sequence ATGCACAATCTGTTATTAGACATTTCGGCACAAACGATCGACTGGTCGCGTGCCCAATTTGCTTTAACAGCCATTTATCACTGGCTTTTTGTTCCATTAACGCTTGGTCTTGCCGTCGTTATGGGAATTATGGAAACTCGCTATTATCGTACCCGTGACCCTTTTTGGAAGGATGCGGCGCGGTTTTGGCAAAAGCTGTTTGGTATTAATTTCGCCATGGGTGTGGCAACAGGCCTCATCTTGGAATTCGAATTTGGTACCAACTGGAGCAACTACTCATGGTTTGTAGGCGATATCTTCGGTGCTCCGTTGGCTATCGAGGGTATTATTGCTTTCTTCATGGAGGCTACCTTCGTGGCTGTAATGTTCTTTGGATGGAAGAAAGTGTCTCCTGGTTTCCACCTGGCTTCTACCTGGCTCACGGGGTTGGGCGCAACCATCTCTGCTTGGTGGATTCTGGTAGCTAACGCTTGGATGCAGTTGCCCGTTGGACAGGAGTTTAATCCTGATACCATGCGCTTTGAGATGAACTCGTTTATGGACGTGGCTTTGTCGCCCTTTGCCGTGGACAAGTTCTGTCATACCGTGACCTCTTCATGGATTATCGGTGCTGTGTTTACTGTGGCCGTAAGTAGTTGGTACTTGCTTAAGAAGCGTGATCACAAGTTGGCTATTGAGAGTATGAAGATAGGTAGTATCTTTGGCTTGGCAGCTGTGGCATTGACATTGATTACCGGACACAGCTCAGCTATCCAGGTTGGCAAGGTACAGCCTATGAAACTGGCTTCGATGGAAGCGCTTTACAATGGTGGAACGGGCCAGGGATTGACGGTATTTGCAGCTGTTAACCCATTTAAGCAACCCGACTATGTGAACCAGCAAGAGCCACCGATGAAGATGGCCGTGCCTAATGGCTTGTCATTCTTGGCAACCTTAGACGCCAATGGATATGTGCCTGGCGTGAATGACCTTCTGAATGGTTATACCAAACCTGACGGTACGAAGGTTATTTCGGTAGAAGAAAAGATGAAGCGCGGCCAGATGGCCATTGCAGCGCTGCAAGATTATCGTTCAGGCAAGAAGGATGAAGCTACCAAGCAGATTCTGAAAGACAACATGCCTTATTTTGGTTATGGTTATGTAAAATCGCCCCACCAAGTTGTTCCGTTCATTCCAGTGAACTTCTGGGCATTCAGAGTGATGGTTGGCATCGGCATGTTGTTGATTTTGTTCTTTATCTGTTCGCTTTTCATCGTTTACAAGAAAGACATCATCAAACATCGCTGGTTGTTGATTTCGGGCATCGTGCTGTTGCCATGCGCTTACCTGGCCTCTCAATCAGGCTGGTTAGTGGCAGAGTTTGGTCGTCAGCCGTGGACCATCCAGGATATGTTGCCGACATGGGTTGCCGTGTCTGACATTAAACCGAGTTCGGTTATTGTCACCTTCTTTATATTCTTGATTCTCTTCACCGCCATGTTGGCTGTTGAGATTAACATTCTTTGCAAGGCTATTAAGAAAGGTCCTGAGAATAGTGAAAAGTCAAATCAGGTTGAATTATAA
- a CDS encoding DUF4492 domain-containing protein, giving the protein MNKNSFIYRAFDLYYDGFKHMTVGKTLWTVILIKLFIMFAILKVFFFPDFIKQNSQKGDEADFVSTEMIKRNIH; this is encoded by the coding sequence ATGAATAAAAACAGCTTTATTTATCGAGCTTTTGATTTGTACTATGATGGCTTTAAGCACATGACCGTAGGTAAAACACTATGGACTGTCATTTTGATTAAACTCTTCATCATGTTCGCTATTCTGAAAGTATTCTTCTTTCCTGATTTCATCAAACAGAACTCGCAAAAAGGCGATGAAGCAGATTTCGTATCTACCGAGATGATTAAACGAAACATTCATTAA
- a CDS encoding TolC family protein: MMNRLYTTLVLMGTLLPVHAQTTLSLDSCRAMALRNNKQLNVAKLQQDVARNMRKSLRTKYLPKIDAMGGYEFVSKEISLLNDQQKAGFANLGTNISNGMGANLSTMIGGLVQQGVLSPQMAQQLGSLMENLGAAIGQAGNAIGNSINEALKTDTRQVWAGTVMVKQPIYMGGAIIAANNIADINEQMAANGLSQRTQTTLYDIDHAYWLVVSLRQKQKLANSYQELVKKLSSDVQKMIEQGVATRADGLKVDVKVNEADMQVTQAENGVALAKMLLCQLCGLPLEENIQLADENAELLSPGVNSEANQAIDITTTRPELRLLQNAVDISKQNTRLIRAAYLPHVALTGGYFISNPNMFNGFQRKFSGAWNVGVIVQVPVWNWFEGAYKVRATKTATSIAELTMSDAQEKIELQIAQSRFKVKEANKKLAMAMKSVSSAEENLRSANLGFKEGVMESTDVMAAQTAWQKAQSQKIEAEVEVKLAQVNLNKALGILQ, translated from the coding sequence ATGATGAACAGACTTTATACTACACTGGTTCTGATGGGTACGCTGTTGCCTGTTCATGCGCAAACGACACTGTCGCTTGACAGTTGTCGGGCCATGGCCCTGCGCAACAACAAGCAGCTGAATGTAGCCAAGCTCCAACAAGACGTCGCCAGAAACATGCGAAAATCCCTGAGAACAAAATATCTGCCGAAAATCGATGCGATGGGTGGATATGAATTTGTCAGTAAGGAGATTTCACTTCTCAACGACCAACAGAAAGCTGGATTTGCCAACTTGGGCACCAACATCAGCAACGGCATGGGAGCCAATTTATCCACCATGATTGGCGGATTGGTACAACAAGGGGTTCTCTCCCCACAAATGGCACAGCAACTGGGCTCACTGATGGAAAACCTGGGGGCTGCCATCGGCCAAGCCGGAAATGCCATAGGCAACAGCATCAATGAGGCCTTGAAGACAGACACCCGGCAAGTATGGGCAGGAACGGTGATGGTGAAGCAGCCCATCTACATGGGAGGAGCCATTATCGCAGCCAACAACATTGCAGACATCAACGAACAGATGGCTGCCAACGGCCTGTCACAACGCACACAGACCACACTTTACGACATCGACCACGCCTATTGGCTGGTGGTGTCATTGAGACAAAAGCAAAAACTGGCTAACAGCTATCAAGAACTCGTCAAGAAGCTCAGCTCTGATGTACAGAAGATGATAGAGCAAGGTGTAGCCACGCGTGCAGACGGTTTGAAAGTAGACGTGAAAGTGAACGAGGCTGACATGCAGGTGACACAGGCCGAAAACGGAGTTGCCCTCGCCAAGATGTTGCTTTGCCAATTGTGTGGGCTACCCTTGGAAGAGAACATTCAATTGGCTGACGAAAATGCCGAGTTGCTGTCCCCAGGAGTGAACAGTGAGGCCAATCAGGCGATTGACATCACCACTACCCGCCCGGAATTGCGCTTACTGCAAAACGCCGTTGACATCAGCAAACAGAACACTCGGCTCATCCGGGCAGCCTACCTGCCACATGTAGCACTTACAGGTGGTTATTTCATCTCAAATCCAAATATGTTCAATGGCTTCCAGCGAAAGTTCTCGGGTGCATGGAATGTGGGAGTCATTGTTCAGGTGCCGGTGTGGAACTGGTTTGAGGGTGCCTATAAAGTGCGTGCCACCAAGACGGCCACCAGCATCGCCGAGCTCACCATGAGCGACGCACAAGAAAAGATAGAACTGCAAATCGCACAAAGCAGATTCAAGGTGAAAGAAGCTAACAAAAAGTTGGCTATGGCCATGAAGAGCGTGTCAAGTGCAGAAGAAAACCTGCGCAGTGCTAATCTGGGATTCAAAGAAGGTGTCATGGAATCGACGGATGTCATGGCTGCGCAAACAGCATGGCAGAAAGCTCAAAGTCAAAAAATAGAAGCAGAAGTAGAAGTTAAATTAGCCCAAGTAAACCTCAACAAGGCGCTTGGCATCTTACAATAA